The genome window TGAACGGAGTGAAGGATCTCTCCGAAATTCTTTGCCCGGAGATTCGGAACGACATCGCTTAAGCCCTCCGCACGAGTTTCAGCTCCTGAATTTCAGGCACTGTATCCTTCAGATGAAAGAACTCGACGGCATTGCCGGCCAGCATGGCATAGCGTTCGTCGTCGGGAACGCCGGCGAAAGTCTCGTCGATCACCTTGCGCGAGTGCGGCCAGTCGCCGGTCGCGTGCGCGAAGTCGCTGCCCCAGAGGAGCGACTTCACGCCGATGTCGTGGCGCAATCTAACTCCGTGCGGATCTTTCATGAAACCCCAGAGATTATATTCCCGGAGATACTCGCTCGGCTTTCTTTGGAGCGGTTCGAGGCCCCATTGCCGGTAAGCCCAGTGGCGGTTGCGCTCGTAGGTGTCGTCGATCTGCGAGAGACAATAAGGGATCCAGCCGATCTGCGTCTCGGCCCAGTAGATGCGCAGTTTGGGAAAGCGGTGGAAGACGCCGGCGAACGCAAGCTGCATCGGCGCCAGCGCGTTGTCGCTGGCAAACCGGATCATCAAACTCACCGGGTCGCGCCCGGGGACCTGCCGCGCCGGTCCTTTGTTGTAACGGAAGACCGGACCTTCCTTGCCGAATCTCGTCGTGCCGCCGTTCGTATGCGCGGTCACCGGCATTTTGAGACTCAGCGCAGCTTCCCAGAAGCGGTCGTCCTCCGGTGTGGGAAAAGTTTTGCCGCTGGGAAATTTGTAGACACAGATGCCTTTCAATCCGACGCCCGCGCAGTACTCCATCTCCGCGACCGCGTCATCGACGCCCGTGTCGGGAATCAAACCCATGGCGATGAGCCGATCCGGAGCGTAGGAACAATATTCTTCCGCGAGCCAGCCGTTGTAGGCGTGGATCATCGCCTTGTACGGCTCGTCGTCGGTGATGCCGCGCCACGAGTTCATGTAGACCGGATGCGTGAAGAGGATCTCCGCGTCCACGCCGTCCATGTCCTGCTCGCCGAGCCGCTGCTCGGGCGATCCCGTGCCCGGACCGTCGTAGCTGATGCCGTGGAGATCGTGCTGATCGTAGGAAACGCCGGTGATCTGGAGCCCCGGCGAGTGCGGACGGCGGTTCTCGACGACGAAGGCGTCGTCGCCGCTCGCCATCTTGATCCGGCGCGGCGCGCGCTCGCTCCAGCGCGCCGGCACGCGATCGGTCCAGCGCTCGGGCGGAATATCGAGATGAGAATCGCCGGAAATCATCTTCACTTCGCGCATCTTTGATCCTCCCACCTCCGATTACCAAGTGTTGGTGATCCATTCCCCTTGGCGTCCTTTGCGCCTTTGCACGAGATTCCTCTTATTCGAATCAGATTTTTCATCGCGCCAATACGCCAAGGCCGCAAAGAATATTGTGCGCTAGGCCGCATCTGAGCGCTTTGCCTCCGCCTCCACCAGCGGCCGGTACTTGGCGCAAAGACCTTTCCAGTATTCCGCGCGCTTGATCGCGCGCTCCACGGAAGCGTCCGAAAAATTCAGAAACGGCGGACGTGCAGGCCCCGGTTTGTAGTAGCCGGCGCGCTCGTGCGCCGTTTTGCCGGCGCCGCCCTCGCTCGCGTCCGGCCGGCCACCGCCTCCGCTGCCCATCAACTCGCCGACCATCTTGAGCGCCTGCTCGTCTTCGCCCCTCGCGATGAGGTTTCTCAGATGGAGCACGGGCCACGGCCCCATCCAGGCGTCGATCGACCAGCATCCGGCCGCGCCCATCTTGGCAAAGGGAAAGAGCTGCGCCTGGTTGACGAAGACGCTGATCTTGCCCTTGATGATCTTTTGTAGCTGCACAAAGGCGCGCGTGTCGCGATGGCTGTCTTTCATGCCGATGATGTTCTTGTTTTCGACAAGCTTATTGAAGGCGGGCACCGGAATCGTGAACTTGTGGTTCTCAGGATTGTGGTAGATCACGATCGCGAGCTCCGGGAAAAGCTCGGCGATGTCGCGATAGAACTGTATCGCGTTCGGAACCGACGACGGCTCGTAGTAAGGCACGCCGAGGAGAACGCCTTCGGCGCCGGCGTCTTTCACGACCTTCATCTTTTGCACAACCTCGCGCGGATTCGGGCTGGTGCAGCCGATCAGAAGCGGCACGCGCTTCTTCACCGCTTCCACCGTCGCGCGGGTCAGCGTGACGAACTCGTCGAACAAAAGGTTGTAGCACTCGCCGAAAGTTCC of Candidatus Binatia bacterium contains these proteins:
- a CDS encoding amidohydrolase family protein, producing MREVKMISGDSHLDIPPERWTDRVPARWSERAPRRIKMASGDDAFVVENRRPHSPGLQITGVSYDQHDLHGISYDGPGTGSPEQRLGEQDMDGVDAEILFTHPVYMNSWRGITDDEPYKAMIHAYNGWLAEEYCSYAPDRLIAMGLIPDTGVDDAVAEMEYCAGVGLKGICVYKFPSGKTFPTPEDDRFWEAALSLKMPVTAHTNGGTTRFGKEGPVFRYNKGPARQVPGRDPVSLMIRFASDNALAPMQLAFAGVFHRFPKLRIYWAETQIGWIPYCLSQIDDTYERNRHWAYRQWGLEPLQRKPSEYLREYNLWGFMKDPHGVRLRHDIGVKSLLWGSDFAHATGDWPHSRKVIDETFAGVPDDERYAMLAGNAVEFFHLKDTVPEIQELKLVRRA
- a CDS encoding dihydrodipicolinate synthase family protein, with amino-acid sequence MLTPKDMHGVMAMMPAFATADAADIRATATINVDELRTKVDRIIRDGVDVIATTGTFGECYNLLFDEFVTLTRATVEAVKKRVPLLIGCTSPNPREVVQKMKVVKDAGAEGVLLGVPYYEPSSVPNAIQFYRDIAELFPELAIVIYHNPENHKFTIPVPAFNKLVENKNIIGMKDSHRDTRAFVQLQKIIKGKISVFVNQAQLFPFAKMGAAGCWSIDAWMGPWPVLHLRNLIARGEDEQALKMVGELMGSGGGGRPDASEGGAGKTAHERAGYYKPGPARPPFLNFSDASVERAIKRAEYWKGLCAKYRPLVEAEAKRSDAA